The Cyclobacterium amurskyense genome contains the following window.
GGGTGTCTCCACGCATCATCAACGGCGCTTTGGCAGCTTTTACAACTACCTCGTAGAGTTCCTGTAAGATTGGCATCAACTGAATCTCTTCGACTTCCAAATCACCTGTTTCAGGAAGAACCAGTTCCATTTGAACGGGAAGGTAGCCCATATAGGTGGCTTTGATGAGTAGCGGTTGTCTCTCTACATTTTTGAATTGGTACACTCCATTTTCTTTGGTCAGGGTGTAGGCCACCAAGGCCGAGTCTTTTGGGCTAAGGAGTAGCACAGAGGTATAGTCGAGTGGCATATTCGTGGTATCTTTCACCACTCCACGAATAGTAAGTTTGGATTGGGCATGGGAGCCAAAGGTGATGAAGGCCAGAAGAAGGCATGAAATAAGTAATTTCATTTTATTTCGGGTTTATGTTTTTAACAATAATTTGTTTGACTAAAAACCATCATCCCATTTATCATTATCAGTTCACCTTTACAAGTTGAATTGGTAGCGTGAGAAGACTAGCTTAATATTCAATGTGCTATTTATGAATCCAAATAAAAAAGTGGAATAGGAGCAAATTTTACTTTTTGCAACGCTTATCCGACCTTTTTAATAAATACTCTTGAGCTTCAAATTCTTATAATATGCCCCCTTCACTTCTCTCCTTCGCGTAGTCATCTATTAAAACAAATCAAAAATTGCTTCTTTCAAGCAAGGTAATTTTGAAACATTATATCGATGACTTTCAAACTATCACAATAATAGTAATAATTCAACTAAAAACATAATACTAATTTATTAAAAAATGTTAATAGGTTGCCACTACCGGATCTTTGAAGACTTTCTCCTAGCTCACTTAAACCATCTACCATCTGGTTTTTAGCTGATTGGGTAAAATAAGATGCTGCGTGCATTTTGGTGCCTTTTTCTTCGGCGTACTTTAAATGATCTTACTTTGTGGCACGGTTTTACCGAAATCATTGGCATGGTCAGACCGAAATTGCCACGAAGAAAAGTTCTAAGATATTTGGACAAAGACACGGAGTAAATTTTACTCAAAAGAAAATAGATTTAATATTGGAGTGGATGAAGAAGTAAACTATGCCCAATAACTAAGTATTCGTTTTGCCGATACCGAGAAAACGGCACAGGTAGGCAAGAAATGAATACAGTGTTGACAGCCAGTCCCGATAAATATCGGGAAACCCGGTACTCCTTATGATGAATCCGATATTTGGGAAGGGTTTATTTTAAGAAGAGTTTAGGAGAATGGATATCTGGCTGTGTTTGCAGTTTTTGTTAATGCCATAACCATTTGCTTATGGTTTTCTTTGGGTGTTTTAACCTTTGCTTTTGGTTTTTAGGCATAGGATAGATATTCCACCTGGGCAGCAGTTGTTTTTCGATACTATTTCAATAGTTTAACCAACTACACTCTCCTTCAATAGAGATGTCACCAGCTCAACAGTCAACGGTTTCTTGTTCGCTTTTTCCCGGAGGGTATCAAAAGAGTATCTAAAGTCACACCCTTCTTTATAGGCGCTACATCCATAGGCTGTTTTCCCTCTTATTATGGTTCCTTTATTGCAAAGAGGGCATGAAATGACAGGAGGAGTTTTCTTAGAAGCCGCCGAGTTGGCTACTTTCTTTTCTACCAAAACGAGTTGAAATTCCTCATTGAAACGTATCAATCCTTCTTTATCTCCAGTCGCCGTTTTAAATCCCTTTAAATTGACCGTAGATCCTTTCTTAAGTAACCTCAAATATTGATTCTCTGATATAGTTTTGCCTTCGAAAGAAAAAGGAAGTAAAAAGTCACATCCCTTTTTATAAGAGCTGCATCCGTAACTCGAATTTCCTTTTAGCAATGACCCATTCTTGCATTTTGGACAGGACTGTCCCACAAGTGTTGTTGCTGATTTTTCTTTCTCAGGAAGCTTGTTTTCAGTGGTATGCGTTATTTTAGCATGACTTTGTTCCCGTATAACATCATAGACCAAATTCGCCACCATTTTTTTCATGTTCACCACAAAAGAACCCGCATGAAATTTCCCTTTTTCTATTTCTTTCAATTGCTTCTCCCACTGTCCTGTAAGTTCTGCAGAGGTCAGCAAGTTATTCTTAATAATACCGATCAATTGCAATCCAGTTTCGGTGGGCAAAATTTGCTTCTTATTACGTTCAATGTATTGTCGTCTAAACAGTGTTTCAATGATATTTGCCCGAGTAGAAGGGCGACCTATGCCATTCTCTTTCATTAAGTCTCGCATCTCTTCATCGTCCACTTGTTTACCGGCAGTCTCCATGCCTCTTAGCAAAGTTGCTTCTGTATACTGTTTTGGAGCTTTGGTTTCTTTCTCTAGGAAAGAAGGTTCATGTGGCCCTTTTTCCCCTTTTTTAAAAAGCGGGAGCTCGTCTTTCTCCTTTTTTTCTTTGCCATCTGTAGTTTCAAAAACAACCCTCCAGCCTTTTTCTAAAATCACCTTTCCTCTTGCTTTAAACGGGACCGTGCCCACTTTCCCTAATACGGTGGTATTGTCCACTGTACAGTCGTCATAAAACACTGAGATGAAACGCTTGGTAATGATATCATAGACTTTTAGCTGATTGTCCTGTAAACTATCCTGCATGCCTGTAGGAATCATGGCATGGTGATCGGTTACTTTTTTGTCATTAAAAACCTTAGTAGACTTTTTTAATTTCTTCCCCAAAATGGGTTGAGTCAACGACCTATATTTCGTTAGCTTCTCTAATATTCCTGGTACTTTGGGGTAAATATCGTTCGGTAGAAAAGTGGTGTCAACTCTTGGGTAGGTGATTAATTTTTGTTCGTATAGTTTCTGTGCGATTTTGAGCGTTTCATCGGCAGAAAGGCCAAACTTATTATTACAATGCACCTGTAATCCTGTTAAGTCAAAAAGCTTAGGTGCATATTCCTTTCCTTTTTTCTTAGCAACTGAGACGACTTCAAAGTCATTTTCTTTGACCTGGTTGGCAAAAGTCTCCCCGTCTTCTTTCTTTAAAAATTTCCCTTCTTCACAGTTAAATACAGTCTCTCTATACAGGGTTTGTAGTTCCCAGTAGGGTTGTGGCTGGAAATTTTGAATTTCTTTAAACCGATTAACGATCATGGCCAGTGTAGGCGTTTGAACTCTGCCAATGGACAGCACTTGTTTGTACCCACCATGTTTAACCGTATATAACCGGGTGGCATTCATTCCTAACAACCAATCTCCGATTGCTCGGGAATAACCAGCATAATACAAATTATCGTATTTCGCCGAGGGTTGCAATTTGTCAAAGCCTTCTTTGATGGCCTCTGTGGTCAAAGATGAAATCCATAAGCGTTTGACTTCCCCTTTATACCCCGCTTGTTCAATTACCCATCGTTGAATCAACTCTCCTTCTTGGCCGGCATCACCACAGTTGATCACCAGTGTAGCTGTATCAAATAGCTTTTTTACAATGTCAAATTGCTTCTTGACTCCCGGATTATTAACAATTTTAGTTTTGAATTTTTCAGGAAGCATAGGAAGGTGACTGAGGTGCCAACCCTTCCAATGAGGTTCGTAATCGTTCGGCTCCAATAAGGTGCAAAAGTGCCCAAAAGTATAGGTAACGATATATCCGTTGCCTTCATAGTACCCCTCATGCCTATGATTAGCTCCTAGAACAGCCGCTATTTCACGGGCGACACTTGGCTTTTCTGCAATACAAACTTTCATCTGAAACAAAAATAGATAAAATAGCCTAAGCTCAACGGAGTGCAGGCGCTTTTAGGTTGTTCAAAATGAAGTAACCCCTGTGGATCAACCTGATAAAAATTACTTATCAGAAGTTTAGTTATTTCTGGATATCTGAAATTTGAAGGGATCCAAGGAAAGGAATATTTCTTTGGTTTTCTATCCCAGCAAGCTGCAATTGTAAATGGACGGAATCACCAATGATCTACAGTTATTAAACCTTCTAATCCAGCATAATTTCATCTGTTTATAATTGTTTTCAAAAGGTCAGAACATGCCCCGGTTTATCGGCGTGGAATCTCGCCACGATAATCATCCCTTGGCATTACGATTTCGTCATGCTCGATTTCCTGATCTCTTATTTGATAAACCTCTCCCATAACTAAAAATAGTCTATCCTTGAATGAATAGCAAATGAATGCTGCCCAATTAACCGAATAAGGTGTCGTCGATTTGGATAGGGTCTCAAAAATTTTGTCCATTTGTTTACTAAAGGAGGTCTTTCAGAAACCATTGCAAATGGCATAAAAAAAAAGATTTCGACTTCGAAGTAAGTTAGGAATAAAAGGGTGTAGAGGATTCTACACCCAGCCGGGGATTGCCGAGAAAATGGCCAATGCTTTGGATATGTCTTTGGATGAGATGGTCTATGGCCAACAAAATGAAAAAGCCCGTATCCGCATTGCCGATAACGAGCTTCTCAACCTTTTTAATAAAACACAAGACCTTGCAGATGATCAGAAAAAAACGGTGATGGATTACTCTCTGCTTTTCTTTTAAAATCTAACCTGACGCAACAACTCACTCAATAGTCCTTCGCTGTAAATAAAAAAACCAACCTTATCTCTAAAGCTGGTTTCATATTCCTTTACCGAGTCAAAGACTCTCATATTCATAAGACAGTCACAAGTCACGCTCCGCTAGACTTGCGCCAGAACGGGGACCTACTCTCTGCTTTTCTGCTAAAAGCCAACCTGACACAACAGTTGACTTAAAACTCAATCTTCAAGTTGAGTTTTCAAGCCTGAGTCTTCCAAAGTCATTTGGAGATATTTTAATATTCCGTCATGAAATAATTTTTCATCAAAATCCTTCTTTGATTGAACTTCAAGGTAAAACTGATAGTCTTCATAATCTGAATCTCCAACTTCTCCCTCATTTCGCACAAGCATTATTTCCAGACCAAAACATTCAAAAGCATAATATTCTCCGCCATAATTCAATCCATATCTTTTTTGATCAATTAATTCTGGTGTTGGGTTTGTTGTAGATATATTAATGATTTTTCTTAAACGATCTGCAAAATCATCTAAATGCTCTATTGATTGTATGTATAAGTAACAAACGTTCATCTAAACTTTCTTAATTACCTTCTGTTGCTTCTTTTGAAAATTTCTCAAAACCTTCTTGGCTAAATATTCTTACAGATGATTTTCTTCCTAATTCTTTAGTCAATTGTTTTTCTGCTTCCACCAAGTCTGGGAAAAACTTTAATGTTTCTCCTACTCTTAATGCTCCACCTTTACCCTTTGCTCCTTGCTCAACTGCTTGCTTAAACAAATCATCACTCACAACAAAAAAGTCTAAATCACTTGCGGCATCAAATGCTTCTCCAGAAGTGAACTTTTTCCCAGTAACTGAACTTCCTCGCAAACCGACAAGAGCATCATCAACCCCTGTAGCTTTTATTATTTTGCTAACAGCACCCTCAAATTGTTTAACCGAAGAAAACCCTCTTACATTTTTTAATATCTGTTTCCCAATCAAACGTGTAAAACGTCCACTTTCGTCTAATGGCCCAGGTACTTGTACTTGCCCTGATTCATCAAGCATTCCAATAACAAATGACCCTGCTCCTAATATTGCTAATTGATTGGTTTGAACGAATAATGCTCCTTCTGCTATAAATGGAATTGCTTCTGGTGCTACCGCTGCAACCCCAACCAACCCTGCTATTCCAAGTAAAACAAGAGCTCCCCCGCTAGGTGTAGTTTATGCCTTCGTGAGCTGGGTGTAGGTTTGCAAAACACCCTTCTATCCTTTCCAATTTGCAATTGGAATTGGACGGAATTACCAATGATCCACGGTTATCAAACCTTCTAATCCAGCATAATTCCTTGCACTCGAACACATGTAATCCTCTGGTTTTTCCACGATTCCTGCCCTTACCGGATTCTCATGTATATAATTCATTCTACTTTCAATCATTTCAGTTCGATAAAGTTCGATAGCATGGTTTTCATGTGTCCAAAATTGCATCTCCCCAGTTCTTTTATTAAATTTCGCATGATAGGCAAAAATTATCTTCAACCATTCCTTTCTGCTTTCCTGAGGGTTTTCAATTATCATTTTTAGCAATTTCTTGCTTGTAAATTTCTTAAAATCACGCACCCATCCTGATAATTTCGCATCTTTTTGTTGAACAACCAAGTGAAGGTGATTGGTCATGATGACATAACCAAAGAGGAAAAGTCCCTTTTCCTTTCTACAATAAGCCAGATTTTCCAAAATAAAATCTCTATAGCCTTTTCTTGAAAACATAGCTGCCTATCCCACCACTTGGAATGTCAAAAAATAGGGCATTTCATCTGTTTATATTTGTTTTTCAAAAGTCAGAACTTGCCCCGGTTTATCGGGGTGGAATCTCGGCACGATAATCATCCCTTAGCATAACACTTTCGTCATGCTCGATTTC
Protein-coding sequences here:
- a CDS encoding DNA topoisomerase 3 encodes the protein MKVCIAEKPSVAREIAAVLGANHRHEGYYEGNGYIVTYTFGHFCTLLEPNDYEPHWKGWHLSHLPMLPEKFKTKIVNNPGVKKQFDIVKKLFDTATLVINCGDAGQEGELIQRWVIEQAGYKGEVKRLWISSLTTEAIKEGFDKLQPSAKYDNLYYAGYSRAIGDWLLGMNATRLYTVKHGGYKQVLSIGRVQTPTLAMIVNRFKEIQNFQPQPYWELQTLYRETVFNCEEGKFLKKEDGETFANQVKENDFEVVSVAKKKGKEYAPKLFDLTGLQVHCNNKFGLSADETLKIAQKLYEQKLITYPRVDTTFLPNDIYPKVPGILEKLTKYRSLTQPILGKKLKKSTKVFNDKKVTDHHAMIPTGMQDSLQDNQLKVYDIITKRFISVFYDDCTVDNTTVLGKVGTVPFKARGKVILEKGWRVVFETTDGKEKKEKDELPLFKKGEKGPHEPSFLEKETKAPKQYTEATLLRGMETAGKQVDDEEMRDLMKENGIGRPSTRANIIETLFRRQYIERNKKQILPTETGLQLIGIIKNNLLTSAELTGQWEKQLKEIEKGKFHAGSFVVNMKKMVANLVYDVIREQSHAKITHTTENKLPEKEKSATTLVGQSCPKCKNGSLLKGNSSYGCSSYKKGCDFLLPFSFEGKTISENQYLRLLKKGSTVNLKGFKTATGDKEGLIRFNEEFQLVLVEKKVANSAASKKTPPVISCPLCNKGTIIRGKTAYGCSAYKEGCDFRYSFDTLREKANKKPLTVELVTSLLKESVVG
- a CDS encoding transposase, producing MFSRKGYRDFILENLAYCRKEKGLFLFGYVIMTNHLHLVVQQKDAKLSGWVRDFKKFTSKKLLKMIIENPQESRKEWLKIIFAYHAKFNKRTGEMQFWTHENHAIELYRTEMIESRMNYIHENPVRAGIVEKPEDYMCSSARNYAGLEGLITVDHW